From the Amycolatopsis thermoflava N1165 genome, one window contains:
- a CDS encoding mycofactocin-coupled SDR family oxidoreductase, giving the protein MGRVAGKVALVTGAARGQGRAHAVRLAEEGADIIAVDIAGPVATVPFPGATEADLAETQALVEKLGRRIVTSRTDVRDGAALTRAVADGVAELGRLDVVVANAGIFGMPGKLWEMSDELWQTTIDVNLTGVFHTIRAAVPHLLATGEGGSVIITSSAAGLKGVPNYGNYAASKHGVVGLARTLAMELAEHRVRVNTIHPGNVDTDMIINDTTFRVFRPDLEHPAKSDVEDSFTATNLLPIPWVEPRDISHAVLWLASDEAKYVTGVVLPVDAGMNAK; this is encoded by the coding sequence ATGGGACGTGTGGCAGGAAAGGTCGCGCTCGTCACCGGAGCGGCTCGAGGCCAGGGCAGGGCGCACGCCGTCCGGCTGGCGGAGGAGGGCGCCGACATCATCGCCGTCGACATCGCGGGACCGGTGGCGACGGTGCCGTTCCCGGGGGCTACCGAGGCGGACCTGGCCGAGACCCAGGCGCTGGTGGAGAAGCTCGGTCGCCGCATCGTGACGTCGCGAACCGACGTGCGGGACGGGGCCGCGCTGACCCGGGCGGTTGCCGACGGGGTGGCAGAGCTGGGACGGCTGGACGTGGTCGTCGCCAACGCGGGGATCTTCGGCATGCCGGGCAAGCTCTGGGAGATGTCCGACGAGCTGTGGCAGACCACGATCGACGTGAATCTCACCGGCGTGTTCCACACCATCCGGGCCGCGGTTCCCCACCTGCTCGCCACGGGCGAGGGCGGATCCGTGATCATCACCAGCTCCGCCGCCGGGCTCAAGGGCGTGCCCAACTACGGGAACTACGCCGCGTCGAAGCACGGGGTTGTCGGCCTCGCGCGGACGCTGGCGATGGAACTCGCCGAGCACCGCGTCCGCGTCAACACGATCCACCCCGGCAACGTCGACACCGACATGATCATCAACGACACCACGTTCCGCGTTTTCCGGCCGGACCTCGAGCATCCGGCCAAGAGCGACGTCGAAGACAGCTTCACGGCCACCAACTTGTTGCCCATCCCGTGGGTGGAGCCCCGCGACATCTCCCACGCCGTCCTGTGGCTGGCGTCGGACGAGGCCAAGTACGTCACCGGGGTCGTCCTGCCGGTCGACGCCGGAATGAACGCGAAGTAG